Proteins from a genomic interval of Macaca mulatta isolate MMU2019108-1 chromosome 18, T2T-MMU8v2.0, whole genome shotgun sequence:
- the LOC114675567 gene encoding uncharacterized protein LOC114675567, producing MAGSERAGTRGAKGRGGAGRGPRRGAARTHPEKAHFELPYSHHVLAAGQGRGSAASSGAAAPAPCRLLPPRLLARAARGRNRRRCYFWAAGPAALGHVAAGRLLPGASGPASPAPSSQERPRTASATRDLRRRRRVASALGPAPREPGSPGALPHPPLPAPPGRRARVGRTGPARWRPGPTARGSLEMPF from the coding sequence ATGGCGGGGTCTGAGCGCGCGGGGACCAGGGGAGCGAAGGGGCGCGGGGGCGCCGGCCGGGGTCCGCGGCGGGGGGCGGCCAGGACTCACCCCGAGAAGGCACACTTTGAGCTCCCGTATAGCCATCATGTGCTCGCGGCCGGGCAGGGCCGGGGCTCAGCAGCATCCTCCGGGGCCGCCGCGCCCGCGCCCTGCCGGCTTCTCCCGCCTCGGCTCCTCGCTCGCGCCGCCCGCGGGCGGAACCGCCGCCGCTGCTATTTCTGGGCCGCCGGCCCCGCCGCGCTGGGTCACGTGGCCGCCGGCCGGCTCCTCCCGGGCGCGTCGGGTCCAGCCTCGCCGGCCCCCAGCTCCCAGGAACGCCCCCGGACGGCGTCAGCCACCCGGGACCTGCGGCGTCGCCGGCGGGTTGCCTCCGCCCTCGGACCAGCCCCGCGCGAGCCGGGCTCCCCCGGCGCCCTCCCGCATCCGCCGCTCCCGGCCCCGCCTGGCCGCAGGGCCCGGGTAGGAAGGACGGGACCGGCCCGGTGGAGACCTGGCCCCACTGCCAGAGGGTCCCTGGAGATGCCATTCTGA